Sequence from the Pyrobaculum neutrophilum V24Sta genome:
GCGCAGTCCCACCTCTTCAACCTACTCCTCTCAAAACGCATGGAGCTCGGCCCACTAGATCGGCCAGTTGAGGGGGACCTGGTGGAGGTCAACGGACAGGTGACGTACTACGTGGAAGACCTAGGCGGCGAGGTCGTGGTGCCTGTGGTGGGGGCTGGGGTGAGGATGCCCCGCGGGAGGGTCCTCGAGGCTTTCGTGAAGGTGTTGAAGGAGGAGGGCTTGGAGCCCTCCGCCTTTTTACAGATGCCGAGGGGCCTCAGGGCCTACGGTAGCTACAGACGGGCTAGGCTACAGGCGAGGGACCTAGCCTACTCCCTAGGGGACGACTTAGTGCTACGGTTTGTGCTACCGCGGGGGGGCTACGCCACGGTTCTCCTTAGGGAGGTGGTGAAGCCGACGGAGCCCTACAGACACGGCTTCTAGGCGGGCCGTACCATTGCGCCGAGCCCCTCGTCTGGGATTGCCCAAAGGCGGCCCCAGAGTCCCTCTCGGGGAGGCCGAAAGCCGCAAAGGGGGGCTCTAGGCGGGAAACATTTATTTCTACCCGGTGTTAGGGACGTGGTTGAGGCATATCCGGCAGACGCCGATTTGCCTATCCCAAAAAGAGATGCGTTGGTTGTCCTGGCCGTGCACAGCTACATACCATCTCAGTCTAACCCCAGGGCGGAGCTCGTGGAGATGTTGCTGAGGAGCCTCCAGGGGAGAGACGTCTCCATCACCTTCTCCATGCCTAAGTCGTACTTCGAGAAGGCGGTCAAGATCATGGGCCTTGAGAAGCTCGCCGCGAGCTACGGCGCCAAGATAATACAGCCCCAGCAACACGCGACATATAGGCTTGAGCTGGAGACCCCCAGAGGGGGTAAGATCGCCGTGAAGGCCATCGGCGCCGCGTTCGACGAATCTCTGCTTAAGATCGTGGTTTCGATACCGGTGAGCCACCCCCAGACGATCCTCTACCTCACAATGCCCGCAGCCGCCCTCCAGATACTGGACCCAAAGGACGCGCAAGGCCTCTACGAGGGCTTTAGAGCGCTGTATAAATACATAGCTGAGATCTATAGGTTGGAGAAAAACACCTTCTGCATCGCCGACGGCAAATTCGTCATCGAAGGCGATGGGCCCATAAAGGGGTTCCAGCGCTACTGGGGAATCGCCGTAGTAGGCGAAAACTGCGCCGAGGTGGACTACGCCACGGCGCAAGCCCTTGGCGTAAGCCCAGAGGACCTGGGCTACCTTTACTTCTACTACGGCGGCGTTTGGCCCAAGCTTAAGCTGCCGCAGTTGTTGGAGAAGAACAAAATCCAGGTAAAACTCACGAGCAACGTGGGGATTCTCTTAAGTTGGAAGAGGGGGTGATGAGTGCGTTGGTGAACGAGAGGTGAGTGGCGACGGACGGGCTGAAAAGGCGGTGGAAAATATATAAACTAAGGGAGTAAGGGGGCTATGGCAAAACGCGGCGGCAAGAGGACGGTGGGCGTGCCCTATAGGTTCCACGTTACGCCAGGCATATTCATGAACAGCCTCGTCCCCGTGGCCGACAACTCTGGGGCGAAGCTCGTACGCGTAATAGGCGTAGTTGGGCACTACTCCAAGACGGTGCACAGGAGGATTCCCGGCGCCGGCGTCGGCGATATGGTCGTAGTGGTCGTGAGGGAGGGGAAGCCTGAGCTGAGGAAACAAGTGTTTAGAGCCATCGTCGTGAGGCAGAGGAAGCCATTTAGGAGGCCGGACGGAACGTGGGTTGCCTTTGAGGACAACGCTGTGGTTATAGTGACGCCCGAGGGCGACCCCAAGGGCTCTGAGATACACGGCCCCGTGGCCATGGAGGCAACCCTTCGCTGGCCGACCATAGCAAACCTAGCCTCAATCGTTGTTTAATTTCGGCCAACCCCCCACAGGCAGTTGTATCTACTGGACTTTTATTGCGGTAGAGAGACCTCTACGTGGCCACGGCAGAGCTCGACCTCCTTCTGCTGAGACTAGGCAAGCTCTCACCTGCTAAAAAAGCGGCGGTGCTCTACAGCCTGAAAGATACGCTAGATGAGGAGAGCTTTAGACACCTTGCCGCGTTGCTTGCCATAGATCTCAGCAGGGGCGAGAGCCCGAGAAGGTGGACGCCTGCGGAGGGCGATGACGTAGTCGAAGAGCTCTTCGACACGGTGGAGGAGCCCGCGGAGACGTACGACGACCCCGAAGAGGTTGTGGAAGACGACGAGTACATAGGCAAGAGGGTTGTGGAGAGGATATGGAGGTCGAGTATCTAATCGAGAAGCTGGGGCGGCACCTCGGGGGGATAGACGTGGAGAAGGTGAAAAGCGCGTTGAGGAGCCGGGCGGAGGGCGCGGAGAGGATCCTCGGCATTAGGCTGGAGGAGACCGAGGCGGAGGTAGAAGCCGAGTGCCGGAGGATCAGAGGTCTCCTGGGCCGCTACAAGGAAGAGGAGAGGAGGTTGACCGACCTCTACAGGGAGCTCAAGCTCCTGGGGGTTGCGCCCAGCGATTTGGAGGCCCTTAAGAAGAGGATGAGGGAGGTAAGAAGGAGGATACGGCTCTACAGAGAAATCGAGAAGAGGTGTCAGGGCAGGTCAGTGTCGTCACAGGTCGGACCCCAGAGTTGACATCACGGGAAAAACGCGGCAGGGGAATTTAAGCTCTACGTGCCCAGCTCCCAGGAGGTGAGGTACTGCCTCTGCTCTTCTGTGAGCTCCTCGATCTCTATGCCCATGGTCTTGAGCTTCAGCCGTGCCACCTCGCGGTCTAGCTCGTCGGGGAGCTTGTAGACGTCTATGGCGAGTTTGTTCTTCACGACGTATTCCGCCGCCAGGGCTTGGTTCGCAAAGGAGAGGTCCATCACTTCGGAGGGGTGGCCCTCCGCCGCCACCAGGTTCACGAGCCTGCCCTCCCCGATGAGGTAGACCCGTCTGCCGTTCGGCAGAGTGTACTCCTCAAGGTACTGCCTTATCTGCCTTTTGGCGACGGCTACGCGCTCCAGCCCCGCCACGTCGATCTCCACGTTGAAGTGGCCGGCGTTTGCGAGAACAGCCCCGTCCTTCATCTTGAAGATGTGGCCCAGGTTTATCGCCCTTATGTTGCCAGTGGCGGTTATGAATATGTCCCCCACCTTGGCCGCCTCGTCCATGGGCATGACTTCGAACCCGTCGAAGACGGCCTCTAGAGCTCTCACGGGATCCACCTCCACCACAATCACCCTCCTCGCGCCTAGGCCTCTAGCCCTCATCGCGATGCCTCTGCCCACCCAGCCGTATCCCGCCACAACGACGTTTTTACCAGCTATGAGGAGGTTCGTCGCCCTTAACACGCCGTCCCAGGTGGACTGGCCCGTCCCATATCTGTTGTCGAAGAGGTACTTCGTGTAGGACTCGTTGACGGCTATGATTGGGTAAAGTAGCTTTCCGGCGCTTTTCAGCGCGCGGAGCCTCAGCACGCCTGTGGTGGTCTCCTCGGTGCCTCCGCGGAGGCCAGCCACGAGCTTCTCGGCGTCTACTGACCCTGCGGTCTCCATTACGTAGTCCAGCGTCTTGTCCCGAATCCCATGTCTAAGCTTGTGAATGGTGGAGGTCAAGTCGGCTCCGTCGTCGAGAGTGACCGTTGGCTGGAAGGAGAGGGCGAAGCCTATGGCGTTGTAGTAATCCCGCTCAGACATGCCGCGCCACGCATAGACGTGTATCCCCTCCTGCGCCAGCGCCGCCGCCACCTCGTCTTGGGTAGAGAGTGGGTTAGACGGTATAACCACCACCCGAGCCCCGCCGGCCGCCAAGGTACGCACAAGGACCCCTGTTTCCTTTGTCACATGTAGACAGGCAGCCACAGTCTGGCCTGCGAGAGGCTTCTCCCGCTCGAAACGCCTTCTGATCTCCAGCAGAACCGGCATATTTCTCTCGGCCCAGTACAGTTGCTCCCTCCCCTTCTCCGCAAGAGAGAGGTCCTTAACCCGGGACTCCATCGGCGTAGTGAGGTGGCAAGTATTAAAATATGCGGGCTTTACACAACTGTGATCCCCAGGGTTCGGACTTATGTGCAAGGGCTTGACGAGATCTTATATGGCGGCGTGCCCGAAAGGAGCGTCGTGCTCCTCAGCGGAGGGCCTGGGACAGGCAAATCAATACTGGGGAGGCAGTTCCTTTACAATGGTCTAAGGAGAGGGGAAACGGGCGTTTTCGTGGCGCTTGAGGAACACCCGGTGGCGGTCCGCCGAAGCTTCCGCCACTTCGGATGGGACATATCCCAGTACGAGCGGGAGGGGAAATTCGCCATTGTGGACGCCTTCACCGGAGGTGTCGGAAGCGCAGCCCAGAGGGAGAGATATCTCGTGAAACAGGTAGACGATGTCTACGAGCTAAGCGATGTGTTGAGACAGGCAATTAGGGATATAGGCGCCCGCCGTGTGGTAGTTGACTCAGTGTCTACCCTTTATCTGACGAAGCCGGCAGTCGCCAGAGCCACCATCATGACGCTGAAGAGGGTCATAGCGGGGCTGGGATGTACGGCCTTCTTCGTATCTCAAGTGTCGGTGGGGGAGCGGGGCTTCGGGGGCCCTGGCGTAGAACATGCGGTAGACGGCATAATCCGCCTCGACTTAGACGAAATAGACGGCAAGCTACATAGGTCCATCATCGTGTGGAAAATGCGAGATACAAAACACTCGATGCTACGCCACCCCATGGAGATAAAAGACAGCGGAATAGAGGTGATGTGGGATAGATATCTAAAGATCGTAGGAAGTACCGTTAAAATAGAGCCGATCTCTAAGGAGGAGGTAGAGGCTATGCGAAAGGCTGTGGAAGAGGTCGAAAAACAGCCGGCTCAGAGAAAAGTTGAGATAGAGGTGGAGGACTAGGGCCATGGCTGAGATCCCGCTAAAGCCGACGGGACGTGAGGAAATTAGAAAGCTGGAGTCTGCGCTATTGGTAATGTCTTTGTTTGACAAAGAAACTCTTGAAGCGATTAAAGACCCAGCCACTAGAGTGACTTGGGTAGACTCGCTTTATACCGCCGCTGCTGCCTTAGCTAGAGAGAGAGCTGGCATTTCTACATCTAAAATAGCTGAAGAGCTTGGAGTCACTGAGGCTACTATAAGACGTCATTTAAAAGGCGAAACCAAGGCCGGCCAATTAGTGAAGAAAGTATACGATAAGTTGTCTAAGGAAGGTTTTAAAGTAGAGTTGCCGACGGAACTGGCTGAGGAGTGTACAAAACAGATAACTGAACTGAAAGATAAAATAGAAAAAGTAAAGAAGATGTTAACGGAGATTCAAAGTTGGCTTTAATGATTACTATCCTAAATGATGTAAAAAGCTTAGGAGTTTTCGTAGCTTACGACGTAGTATATGGGGTGGATAATATGAAATATACACCGCAACTTGAGGAGGCGATAAACGCGGCGGTGGAGGAAACGAGAAAGACTCTGTCTTTGGAGACGCTAAGGGAGCACCCCGTAATTAGGGCCTACCGCGACTTCTACTGGAAAACCCTGAAGATAGACCCTACGAAGCAACGGCCTGCGCAAGAGGCCCTCCTCAGGAGGGTGTTGCGGGGGGAGCCTCTGCCGAGGATTAACCCGGTGGTAGACGCGGGGAACGCCGTTTCGATAAAATACGTCGTGCCCATAGGCATCTACGACATAGCGAAGATCCGCGGCGAGACCCTCCGCCTAAGGCGTTCGAGGAGGGGTGAGGTCTTCCGCCCAATTGGGGGCCAGCCGTACGAGCTGGATAACCAAATCGTCCTAGCCTCCGACGGCCAGATACTCCACGTATATCCCTACAGAGATAGCGTGGAGACCAAGGTGGATGAAACAACTAGGGACGTGCTTGTGGTAATCGCTGGGGTCCCCGGCGTCGAGGAGGAGCGGTTGTTGGAAGCCGCGCGCCACCTCCGCGCCCTCCTAACGCTTCTGGGAGGCGCCGCCGCGGGCGACATAAGGCTAGCGTAGCCTCTCGAGGAACGCCTCTACGAGCTCACCCACGGTGGGCCCCTCCAACACCCTCAGCCTCCAGCTCGCCCGCACGACGGGCTTGTCTATCTTAATCGCCTTCTCGATCCTGGCGGGCGTCGCCACAATTACCACGTCGGCGTCGGCCCTCTCGATGGTGGCCTCGAGGTCCCTCCTCTGCTCAGGGGTGTAGCCTAGGCTGGGCAAGACGGGCCCTATCTTGTAGTCCTCGTACACCTTCTTTATCACCCCCACGGCATAGGGCCTGGGGTCGACGACGGTTGCGCCGTATTTCAGCGCCGCGATGTAGCCGGCCCCGTATGGCAAACCGCCGTGTGTAACAGTGGGCGCGTCCTCTATGACCAACGCCCGTTTCCCTGCCACATCGCCGCTGAGGTACACCTCCAGATCCGCCTTCGTGATAGAGGCCCGCGGGTTCACCCGCGTCACGTTGGAGACAACTCTTCTGACCGCCTCCTCGCCGGCTTCGCCGACCTTGGTAATTACGACAGCATCTGCGAGGCGCAGATTCACCTCGCCCGGGAAAGATCCCACCTCGTGCCCAGCCCTACGCGCGTCTGTAACCACGACCATGTAGTTGGGCCTAAAGAAGGGGAAGTCGTTGTTGCCGCCGTCCCAAACGATGACGTCACCCACCTTCTCGGCTTCCCTAAGCACCACGCCGTAGTCGACGCCGGCCAGCACCGTCACGCCCATCTCCACATACTGCTCGTACTCCTCCCTCTCCTCAAAGGTCAGCCGCTCCAGATCCCTCTCGCTCTTAAACACCTCGGCAACGCTAACCTCAAGCTCCCGGTACGGCATCGGGTGTCTAACCACAACGGGTTTGTACCCCCTACCAGCCAAGTCCTTGACCACCTCCCGGGAAACGGTGGATTTGCCGGCCCCCGTCCTAGTGGCCGTGATCGCGAAGACGGGCCTTATGGAGTGTAGATAGGTCTCGTTTGGCCCATGGATCCTAAAGGAGGCTCCGCTCGCCAACACGGCGGAGATTATGTGGCCAACCTCGTCGTAGAGCAGATCGCTGTACGCTAGAACCGCCTCGTCGACGCGGAGCTCCCTCAGATACCTGGTGAGCTCCTCGTAGCTCCTCCAGACATATATGGGCACCCCCTCGGGGACCCCCGATAGGGAAGGGGGGTACCTCCTCGCCGGTATCGGGATCTGCGTCATGAGGAAGGCCACCACCCTCGCCTCGCCGGAGCCTCGGTAGACCGTGTTAAAGACGTGGAAGTCTCTGCCTGCTGCCCCGATGATTGCAACCCTACGCATGTATACCGCCGAGGCCAGAGTTTAAAAAGTGGTGGGGGCATGCCTAAGTGATCGTCTTCGGCGACGTGCACATAGGCTCACCTCACGCCAAGATACAGGAGCTTAGGAGATGCCTGAAGGCGCTCAACACGGACGAAGTAGCGATAACCGGCGACCTCTTCGATGACCAACATAGGCTTGTGGGCTACGACGACGCGGCAAGGCTCATAAAAAAGGCCATGGAAATCCTCCAGATAAAGCCGCGCCGCCTCTACATATCCTTCAGCTCCTCCTCGCACGACCCACAGTTGCCCGGCCCCCTCGTAGCTAGGATAGACGGCGTTGAGGTATACGCCGATAACGGCAACGTTTTGATAGAGGACGTGGTCAAAGCCGCGTTGACCCACGGCGACGCCGCCGTGAAAAACGGCTTTGCCGCGTACCTCATAGACCTCGCCAGGAGAGGCCAGGTGGGCAGGTGGCTGAGGAAGAAGCTGGCGCTGGAGGACGGAGTTTGGCTGATCTACGGCCACAGCCACGTGCCGTATCTAAACGCGGAGGAGAAGATACTGAACCCAGGTAGCTGGAAGATATACGGCGTGAGGAGGCTCAGGGGAAACGTCTACCAACTACCTTCTCCCAAGCCTCTCTGCCAGCCAGACCTCTAGCCTCCCCAAGGCCTCGGGGAGCCTCCCCAGGTTGACCACCTCCCTCTGCTGTAGGTCGCCCCCCAAGCACCTTCCCCACATCACCCGGAACTTTACATTGCCCCGCGCCACCCTCCTCACGTTTTCAAGAGTCACCTCCTCCTGGTTTACAACCGCGCCAGGGCCTGCGTAGGCCAGCCTATGGGCGTAGCCGACGTAGAGGAGCTCCCCAGACGCCTGGGAGAGAACCCGCTGGATAGTCTGCCTCCTGCAAGTGGACATGTTTAAAACCCGCGTCCTGTATCCCATCTTCGCCACCAGTGCCCCAACTACGGCGAATTGATACGACGAGCCAGGCGGCGGGGGGATCACGGTCACATCGCCTAGGGGGTTCGAGACGTCAAACAGCAGGTGGGTGTAGAAGTCGCGGAGTAGGTACCTCCCCGCGGCCTCTCCAAGCATCATAGGGAAGAGAGAGTCTCCATAACCTCGCTGGGGGACATATAGCCGAAGTGCACATAGCCTCTGTCTTTCCCCAGGTGGTAGAAGAGGAGGGTGGGGGTGCCGTATACGCCAACCTCCTCAGCCACCTTTTCGCACTCCCTCAAATTCCCCTCAGGGCAACTGCCCGTCTCCACCCTCTTTCCCGAGAAGACCTCCCTGATAAAGCCGAGCCTCTCCCCCTCCGAGATGCACCTGAGAGCCCTGTGTAGATGCTCAGCCTCCCTATGTACAACGTAGTCGCACATGGCGTATATGATTAACCCCCTCTGCGCCATCTCCAGCAACACCTCTTCTGTCTCTCTAAAGAGCTTGGCGCAGAAGGGGCACCTCAGGTCGAAGAACACAACTAGCGCCCTTTCGCCGCTTCCCACCTTCACAGACGCCAGCTCAAGTATCCTCCTTACGGCGTCGCCCCTCGTTACAGGCGTCAGACGGGGCCTAGGCCTTCTGAAGAGCACGGCGATAGAGACAAATAGCCCATAAAAACATTTCACCGGTGGCGACATTGGTCTTAGCTGAGCTGTGACGAGGGGAACGATTGCGGTACCGGAGATAGGTACTTATACAGCAATGTACGTGGGCCTTATGATCAAGGTGGTGATACACCACACCTGCAAGTCGTCGTATGTGCTGTACAAAGCGCTCAGGGGAACCCCCGGCATAGCCTTCGAAATGGTCGGCACAAGGTACCTCCCATACCTCAAGAGCTACATCTTAAGCGTCCCCGCGGTGTTTAACGACGGGAGGCTCATCTTGCTTGACCCGGTGGAGCCAAACGACGTTTTGGCCTTAAGAGACGGCAAGACGGAGAAGGACCTAGACCTCGACGAAGCCGCGGAGAACTTCATGAGAGGCGTCATGGCGAGCCAGGCCATACTGGCCGCGGTTATGTTGTACAAATCGCTGAAGCCCGCCCTCGAGCCGGAGCTGGTGGCGGTGCTCTCGAGGGCTAGGTACCACCGGCAGGAGGATAAGACCGACCAGATCACGAGGAGACTCGCCGAGAGGGAGGAGGAGCTGATACGCGAAAACTGGGAGCGCCTCGTCAAAATACT
This genomic interval carries:
- a CDS encoding DUF362 domain-containing protein; its protein translation is MVEAYPADADLPIPKRDALVVLAVHSYIPSQSNPRAELVEMLLRSLQGRDVSITFSMPKSYFEKAVKIMGLEKLAASYGAKIIQPQQHATYRLELETPRGGKIAVKAIGAAFDESLLKIVVSIPVSHPQTILYLTMPAAALQILDPKDAQGLYEGFRALYKYIAEIYRLEKNTFCIADGKFVIEGDGPIKGFQRYWGIAVVGENCAEVDYATAQALGVSPEDLGYLYFYYGGVWPKLKLPQLLEKNKIQVKLTSNVGILLSWKRG
- a CDS encoding 50S ribosomal protein L14, translating into MAKRGGKRTVGVPYRFHVTPGIFMNSLVPVADNSGAKLVRVIGVVGHYSKTVHRRIPGAGVGDMVVVVVREGKPELRKQVFRAIVVRQRKPFRRPDGTWVAFEDNAVVIVTPEGDPKGSEIHGPVAMEATLRWPTIANLASIVV
- the ahcY gene encoding adenosylhomocysteinase produces the protein MESRVKDLSLAEKGREQLYWAERNMPVLLEIRRRFEREKPLAGQTVAACLHVTKETGVLVRTLAAGGARVVVIPSNPLSTQDEVAAALAQEGIHVYAWRGMSERDYYNAIGFALSFQPTVTLDDGADLTSTIHKLRHGIRDKTLDYVMETAGSVDAEKLVAGLRGGTEETTTGVLRLRALKSAGKLLYPIIAVNESYTKYLFDNRYGTGQSTWDGVLRATNLLIAGKNVVVAGYGWVGRGIAMRARGLGARRVIVVEVDPVRALEAVFDGFEVMPMDEAAKVGDIFITATGNIRAINLGHIFKMKDGAVLANAGHFNVEIDVAGLERVAVAKRQIRQYLEEYTLPNGRRVYLIGEGRLVNLVAAEGHPSEVMDLSFANQALAAEYVVKNKLAIDVYKLPDELDREVARLKLKTMGIEIEELTEEQRQYLTSWELGT
- a CDS encoding KaiC domain-containing protein; the protein is MIPRVRTYVQGLDEILYGGVPERSVVLLSGGPGTGKSILGRQFLYNGLRRGETGVFVALEEHPVAVRRSFRHFGWDISQYEREGKFAIVDAFTGGVGSAAQRERYLVKQVDDVYELSDVLRQAIRDIGARRVVVDSVSTLYLTKPAVARATIMTLKRVIAGLGCTAFFVSQVSVGERGFGGPGVEHAVDGIIRLDLDEIDGKLHRSIIVWKMRDTKHSMLRHPMEIKDSGIEVMWDRYLKIVGSTVKIEPISKEEVEAMRKAVEEVEKQPAQRKVEIEVED
- a CDS encoding helix-turn-helix domain-containing protein — protein: MAEIPLKPTGREEIRKLESALLVMSLFDKETLEAIKDPATRVTWVDSLYTAAAALARERAGISTSKIAEELGVTEATIRRHLKGETKAGQLVKKVYDKLSKEGFKVELPTELAEECTKQITELKDKIEKVKKMLTEIQSWL
- a CDS encoding B3/B4 domain-containing protein; its protein translation is MITILNDVKSLGVFVAYDVVYGVDNMKYTPQLEEAINAAVEETRKTLSLETLREHPVIRAYRDFYWKTLKIDPTKQRPAQEALLRRVLRGEPLPRINPVVDAGNAVSIKYVVPIGIYDIAKIRGETLRLRRSRRGEVFRPIGGQPYELDNQIVLASDGQILHVYPYRDSVETKVDETTRDVLVVIAGVPGVEEERLLEAARHLRALLTLLGGAAAGDIRLA
- a CDS encoding cyclic 2,3-diphosphoglycerate synthase; this encodes MRRVAIIGAAGRDFHVFNTVYRGSGEARVVAFLMTQIPIPARRYPPSLSGVPEGVPIYVWRSYEELTRYLRELRVDEAVLAYSDLLYDEVGHIISAVLASGASFRIHGPNETYLHSIRPVFAITATRTGAGKSTVSREVVKDLAGRGYKPVVVRHPMPYRELEVSVAEVFKSERDLERLTFEEREEYEQYVEMGVTVLAGVDYGVVLREAEKVGDVIVWDGGNNDFPFFRPNYMVVVTDARRAGHEVGSFPGEVNLRLADAVVITKVGEAGEEAVRRVVSNVTRVNPRASITKADLEVYLSGDVAGKRALVIEDAPTVTHGGLPYGAGYIAALKYGATVVDPRPYAVGVIKKVYEDYKIGPVLPSLGYTPEQRRDLEATIERADADVVIVATPARIEKAIKIDKPVVRASWRLRVLEGPTVGELVEAFLERLR
- a CDS encoding phosphohydrolase, yielding MIVFGDVHIGSPHAKIQELRRCLKALNTDEVAITGDLFDDQHRLVGYDDAARLIKKAMEILQIKPRRLYISFSSSSHDPQLPGPLVARIDGVEVYADNGNVLIEDVVKAALTHGDAAVKNGFAAYLIDLARRGQVGRWLRKKLALEDGVWLIYGHSHVPYLNAEEKILNPGSWKIYGVRRLRGNVYQLPSPKPLCQPDL
- a CDS encoding DsbA family protein; its protein translation is MLFRRPRPRLTPVTRGDAVRRILELASVKVGSGERALVVFFDLRCPFCAKLFRETEEVLLEMAQRGLIIYAMCDYVVHREAEHLHRALRCISEGERLGFIREVFSGKRVETGSCPEGNLRECEKVAEEVGVYGTPTLLFYHLGKDRGYVHFGYMSPSEVMETLSSL
- a CDS encoding thioredoxin — translated: MIKVVIHHTCKSSYVLYKALRGTPGIAFEMVGTRYLPYLKSYILSVPAVFNDGRLILLDPVEPNDVLALRDGKTEKDLDLDEAAENFMRGVMASQAILAAVMLYKSLKPALEPELVAVLSRARYHRQEDKTDQITRRLAEREEELIRENWERLVKILTFGLVREMYWLGADVDNVEPIHVKMWLLAKATVGRLGLPYPKPAVPEDVAAAVYTTLKESGRRYLDKVAEEQTTILTDADFMSLAKV